One segment of Thermosynechococcus sp. HN-54 DNA contains the following:
- a CDS encoding Dps family protein, with the protein MTTSAVPRQAFGEMGDTVVLLEKATTTPVCEGMNRLLASFQALYLQYQKHHFVVEGAEFYPLHQFFQDCYEQVQGHVHNLGERLNGLGGVPVAGFQQLAALCCFTPEPEGAFNCRQMLNNDLQAEQTIISILRQQATQAESLGDRATAYLYDQILLQTEERAYHIGHFLANDSLKA; encoded by the coding sequence ATGACGACCAGTGCAGTGCCACGCCAAGCCTTTGGCGAGATGGGTGACACCGTTGTGTTGCTGGAGAAAGCCACCACCACGCCGGTATGCGAGGGGATGAATCGCCTCTTGGCCAGTTTTCAAGCCCTGTATTTGCAGTACCAAAAACATCATTTTGTCGTTGAGGGGGCAGAATTTTATCCCTTGCATCAGTTTTTCCAAGACTGCTATGAGCAGGTGCAAGGTCATGTCCATAACTTGGGAGAACGCCTGAATGGTCTGGGGGGCGTGCCTGTGGCTGGTTTCCAACAGTTGGCTGCTCTCTGCTGCTTTACCCCTGAACCGGAAGGGGCTTTTAACTGCCGGCAAATGCTTAACAATGATTTGCAAGCGGAGCAGACCATTATTAGTATTCTGCGGCAACAGGCGACCCAAGCAGAAAGTTTGGGCGATCGCGCCACGGCTTATCTGTATGATCAAATCCTCCTGCAAACGGAAGAACGCGCTTATCATATTGGCCATTTTCTGGCCAATGACAGCCTGAAGGCGTAG
- a CDS encoding Asr1405/Asl0597 family protein, whose translation MSINPHVIAVQWQLRWPIYQRLTELEVPCEYLPYQPLTVEVNSPLAALQVWSVVRQMSAARDTLVDWLEQCWQCPLTDLTEYQDSAEH comes from the coding sequence ATGTCTATAAACCCCCACGTTATTGCAGTTCAGTGGCAATTACGCTGGCCAATTTACCAACGGTTGACTGAGCTAGAGGTGCCCTGTGAGTACCTTCCCTATCAACCCCTGACCGTGGAGGTCAATTCCCCCCTAGCAGCGCTGCAAGTATGGTCAGTCGTGCGGCAGATGTCTGCTGCCCGTGATACCCTAGTAGATTGGCTGGAACAGTGCTGGCAGTGCCCCTTGACCGATTTAACCGAATACCAAGATTCTGCTGAGCATTAG